The following nucleotide sequence is from Lusitaniella coriacea LEGE 07157.
GCGTTTGCTTTGGGTAAGTTGGGGAACAGTTCGCAACTTGTGATTGATGCCCTCTTCCAATGCCTCGCCGATGAGGATTCAGATGTGCGCGGGAGTGCTGCGTCTGCTTTGGGTAAGTTGGGGAACAGTTCGCAACTTGTGATTGATGCCCTCCTCCAACGCCTTGCCGATGAGGATTCGTCTGTGCGCGGGAGTGCTGCGTCTGCTTTGGGTGAGTTGGGGAACAGTTCGCAACTTGTAATTGATGCCCTCCTCCAATGCCTCGCCGATGAGGATTGGTTTGTGCGCGGGATTGCTGCGTCTGCTTTGGGTCAGTTAGGGAACAGTTCGCAACTTGTAATTGATGCCCTCCTCCAATGCCTCGCCGATGAGGATTCGTTTGTGCGCAGGATTGCTGCGTCTGCTTTGGGTCAGTTGGGTAACAGTTCGCAAGCCGTAATTAATTCCCTCTTTCAACGCCTCGCCGATGAGGATGTTTCTGTGCGCGGGAATGCTGCATATGCCTTGGGTCAGTTGGGTAACAGTTCGCAAGCCGTAATTAATTCCCTCTTTCAACGCCTCGCCGATGAGGATGTTTCTGTGCGCGGGAATGCTGCATATGCCTTGGGTCAGTTGGGTAAACAATCTAGTGCGGTTCTTCCGGCAGTGGTGCAGTGGTTGGCGCAGCACCCCGATTCCAAATATCTTGGCGCTGGGATTGATGCGCTGTGGGCGTTGGTGGCAGATGATTGATACGAAATCGCGAAAACAACGCTTGTATCTCTTTCTGCTATTCCCTTTTGCCGTCGTACGGA
It contains:
- a CDS encoding HEAT repeat domain-containing protein, whose translation is DSDVRVRAAFALGKLGNSSQLVIDALFQCLTDENWSVRGSAAFALGKLGNSSQLVIDALFQCLADEDSDVRGSAASALGKLGNSSQLVIDALLQRLADEDSSVRGSAASALGELGNSSQLVIDALLQCLADEDWFVRGIAASALGQLGNSSQLVIDALLQCLADEDSFVRRIAASALGQLGNSSQAVINSLFQRLADEDVSVRGNAAYALGQLGNSSQAVINSLFQRLADEDVSVRGNAAYALGQLGKQSSAVLPAVVQWLAQHPDSKYLGAGIDALWALVADD